From a region of the Nitrospira sp. genome:
- a CDS encoding DNA topoisomerase IV subunit A: TSLREIYYRTKHTIKNSHENTFDTQDESDPVIEDLEVSLAALREELHVRAENSGSIVGPVVFGDDGDRVDCSKLGKGGYSVPSIVEPEYLEIRRCAADFVLLVEKGTQWNRLSEDKFWRRYNCILLTGNGQPPRGVRRLARRLHEECKLPVYVLVDNDPWGYYIYSVIKQGSINLAFESQRMAIPKAKFIGLSSADPERYELPRNVGIKLNEKDIARAKELMNYTWFKKPAWQAEIKRMLTSGLKYELDSLANKDFQYLTKKYLPRKLKEKDWLD, translated from the coding sequence CGACCTCGCTTCGAGAAATTTATTACCGCACGAAACATACGATTAAAAACTCGCATGAAAATACTTTCGACACGCAGGATGAATCCGATCCCGTGATCGAAGATCTCGAAGTGTCCCTTGCCGCGCTCCGGGAAGAACTGCACGTGCGGGCGGAGAACAGCGGGAGTATCGTCGGGCCGGTGGTCTTTGGGGACGACGGCGATCGGGTCGATTGTTCCAAGCTGGGGAAGGGCGGGTATTCAGTCCCGTCGATTGTCGAACCGGAATATTTGGAGATCCGCCGCTGTGCCGCGGATTTCGTATTGCTTGTCGAAAAGGGAACGCAGTGGAACCGGCTCTCGGAGGACAAGTTCTGGCGGCGCTACAACTGTATTCTCCTGACCGGAAACGGTCAGCCACCGCGTGGTGTCCGTCGCCTGGCACGACGGCTCCATGAAGAATGCAAGCTGCCCGTGTATGTCTTAGTCGACAATGATCCTTGGGGGTACTACATTTACTCCGTCATCAAACAGGGGTCGATCAATCTGGCCTTTGAAAGCCAGCGGATGGCGATTCCAAAAGCCAAATTCATCGGCTTGTCCAGCGCCGATCCCGAGCGGTACGAGTTGCCGCGTAATGTCGGGATCAAACTGAATGAGAAAGACATCGCGCGTGCCAAGGAGCTGATGAACTATACGTGGTTCAAGAAGCCGGCCTGGCAGGCGGAGATCAAGCGCATGTTGACCAGCGGATTGAAGTACGAACTCGATTCGCTGGCGAATAAGGATTTCCAGTACTTGACGAAGAAGTATCTGCCGAGAAAGCTCAAGGAAAAAGACTGGCTGGATTAA
- a CDS encoding type II toxin-antitoxin system VapC family toxin — protein sequence MVLLDVNVLVYAHREDSADHTSYRRWLEQLINSDHPYGLADLVLSGFLRVVTHPQVFHPPSTMGKAMVFVKELRNQPNCTIINPGPRHWDIFSRLCETTDVKGNLVPDAFLAALAIESGSEWVTTDRDFYRFAGLRVRHPLE from the coding sequence GTGGTTCTTCTTGACGTCAATGTGCTCGTCTATGCCCATCGGGAGGATTCAGCTGACCACACATCCTATCGCCGTTGGCTTGAACAACTGATCAACTCCGATCATCCCTATGGTCTAGCCGATTTGGTCTTGAGCGGGTTTCTACGCGTTGTCACTCACCCGCAGGTCTTTCATCCCCCAAGCACAATGGGGAAAGCCATGGTGTTCGTCAAAGAGCTACGCAATCAACCCAATTGTACGATCATCAATCCTGGCCCCCGCCACTGGGACATCTTCTCTCGTCTCTGTGAAACGACCGATGTGAAAGGCAACCTGGTTCCCGATGCCTTTCTTGCGGCGTTGGCAATCGAAAGTGGCAGTGAATGGGTCACCACCGACCGCGATTTTTATCGTTTTGCCGGACTTCGAGTCCGTCATCCATTGGAGTAG
- a CDS encoding thioredoxin family protein, which yields MPNITLLVSPSCGACPSAKSLWKQLRVKYSFSYREVDITTKDGQELADRHSVRAVPATILDGKLTFVGVPSRESAEKALQLKIKQREG from the coding sequence ATGCCGAATATTACCTTGCTTGTCTCACCCAGCTGCGGAGCCTGTCCCTCGGCGAAGAGCCTGTGGAAACAGTTGCGTGTGAAATATAGCTTTTCCTATCGAGAAGTGGATATCACCACCAAGGACGGTCAGGAATTGGCGGATCGCCATTCGGTCCGAGCCGTGCCTGCGACGATTCTCGACGGAAAGCTGACGTTCGTCGGAGTTCCGAGTCGGGAGAGCGCAGAAAAGGCCCTTCAACTGAAGATCAAACAGAGAGAAGGGTAG
- a CDS encoding DUF3817 domain-containing protein, which yields MDQIRRFRITALAEGSSFLVLLCIAMPMKYVMEMPRVVTVVGAIHGILFLAYVAQLVQLRTTLRWSNRVSFYAFLASLLPFGPFVFDKYLREKEVDSSSTI from the coding sequence ATGGACCAGATCCGACGATTTAGAATAACCGCCTTGGCTGAAGGTAGTTCATTTCTCGTGTTGCTATGTATCGCGATGCCGATGAAGTACGTGATGGAAATGCCGAGAGTCGTCACCGTCGTCGGAGCAATTCACGGAATCTTATTCTTAGCCTATGTCGCCCAGTTGGTTCAGTTGCGAACCACACTTCGCTGGAGCAATCGGGTTTCCTTCTATGCCTTTCTTGCCTCGCTTCTCCCGTTCGGGCCATTTGTGTTCGACAAGTACCTGCGTGAGAAAGAAGTCGATTCTAGCTCCACCATATGA
- a CDS encoding endonuclease/exonuclease/phosphatase family protein: MNRRIGYILLWLVITVVSFNSAAVAEDNTYDSVALRVLTYNLLHDGPWSGFFENGTHLEERLDMTIQELQRLQPDVIALQEASDSRKHGNVPQRIAEALGYQMVFEPATQHISGIRFLDRLITSTIGFKEGPAILSRYPIVAWEVYDLPRCERRMDPRILLRAAIDAPDGPVQVFSAHTSKGDDCQLERVGEVFREYRGTGRAILMGDLNTSEQSAVLAEWQKDPGLIDAFRVANPGISGGTVWQNIHVEWPTADRRVDFIFLVDGTNGKDPVVRASRLAFDQPGLLPNGDALWPSDHRGVLADIELAPVDRPRMSKLPKTSVRQKSRPRQIGLPERGRN; encoded by the coding sequence ATGAATAGACGCATCGGGTATATCCTCCTGTGGCTCGTCATCACAGTAGTAAGCTTCAATTCTGCGGCTGTTGCTGAGGACAACACATACGATTCGGTCGCGCTGCGTGTCCTCACCTACAACCTACTCCATGACGGGCCATGGTCGGGATTCTTCGAGAACGGCACCCACCTCGAAGAACGTCTCGACATGACCATTCAGGAACTGCAACGGCTGCAACCTGACGTGATCGCGCTTCAGGAGGCATCGGATAGCCGAAAACATGGCAATGTCCCACAACGGATCGCCGAGGCCCTTGGGTATCAGATGGTATTCGAGCCTGCGACCCAACACATTTCCGGGATCCGCTTCCTAGATCGGCTGATCACTTCAACCATCGGCTTCAAGGAAGGACCGGCGATCTTGAGTCGCTATCCAATCGTAGCCTGGGAAGTCTACGATCTGCCTCGCTGCGAGCGGCGCATGGATCCCCGCATTCTTCTGCGCGCTGCAATCGACGCTCCAGATGGACCGGTCCAAGTCTTTTCAGCCCATACGTCTAAAGGAGATGACTGCCAACTCGAACGAGTCGGAGAGGTGTTTCGTGAATATCGAGGAACGGGACGAGCGATTCTGATGGGCGATTTGAACACTAGTGAACAGTCTGCTGTTCTTGCTGAATGGCAAAAAGATCCCGGATTGATCGATGCTTTCCGAGTTGCGAATCCAGGAATATCCGGCGGTACCGTCTGGCAAAACATCCACGTCGAATGGCCCACCGCCGATCGTCGCGTCGATTTTATTTTCCTGGTAGATGGAACAAACGGAAAGGATCCGGTCGTGCGCGCCAGCCGCCTGGCGTTTGATCAACCCGGTCTCCTCCCCAATGGCGATGCGCTGTGGCCATCAGACCATCGCGGTGTGTTGGCAGATATTGAGCTAGCACCGGTCGACAGGCCACGAATGAGCAAGCTCCCCAAGACAAGTGTTCGGCAAAAGTCGAGACCTCGGCAGATCGGTCTACCAGAGCGCGGAAGGAATTAA
- a CDS encoding helix-turn-helix domain-containing protein has translation MARANVLQEVRRMQFEELYVRRPRRELAMAEVAELLGVTERTFRRWSARYEVNSVEGLEDRRLGRASAWAVPVDETRRMVTVYATHYTDWSMKHVHERWCREHEGHTLPYVDDEPAATGQAGGASCGIFIGCLVVPFLEPEGWTIADSMRN, from the coding sequence ATGGCACGGGCGAACGTGCTCCAGGAGGTGCGACGGATGCAATTCGAGGAGCTGTATGTGAGACGACCACGGCGAGAGCTGGCGATGGCCGAGGTGGCGGAACTCTTGGGGGTGACGGAACGGACATTCCGTCGGTGGAGTGCCCGCTATGAAGTGAACAGTGTCGAAGGCCTGGAGGATCGACGGCTGGGCCGCGCCTCTGCTTGGGCGGTCCCGGTCGACGAGACGCGGCGGATGGTGACGGTGTACGCGACTCACTACACCGACTGGAGCATGAAGCATGTTCACGAGCGATGGTGCAGGGAGCATGAGGGACACACGCTCCCATACGTAGACGATGAACCGGCTGCAACGGGCCAGGCAGGTGGCGCGAGCTGTGGGATCTTCATCGGTTGCTTGGTAGTGCCATTTCTCGAACCGGAGGGATGGACCATCGCCGACTCAATGCGGAACTGA
- a CDS encoding DEAD/DEAH box helicase family protein yields the protein MKSLPAWTAPLRDWQQRALSAVCTHQSKDFLAMATPAAGKTRFALRVAHQFMTKQAAVRVLVVCPTNHLRTQWSDAAGKMGLQLDPSLTNEQASEAADYHGAVVTYQQVCLAPEIFQRVCKSKKTLLIFDELHHAGDGKNWGKALRSAFEPAVFRLILSGTPFRSDNNPIPFIRYENGESRADFAYGYTDAIRDNVCRPIVFPSYEGELSWLSEGREHQATFEDGLTFNRQRERLKTALLQETWLGPVITDAHVQLTRLRQQEQPDAGGLIVCMDQEHARWVADLVGRVAGTKAAVAVSDDPAASHTIEEFAGHPKQQWLVAVNMVSEGVDIPRLRVGVYGTNVITEMYFRQVVGRFVRMQEGFPKPQRAWLYLPKDPILVHYAKQIKAERDHVLEDVMPPGQRDLFGRVTISTNEYMPLMAVARMDSLIGEEEVRGETDGGMAPQSAVSLHQQKHELRDLHRLLVSAVSRTSGMDHRRLNAELIARTGSRVDQATVEQLKKRIQLLEKWKERGYDGKR from the coding sequence ATGAAGAGCTTGCCTGCCTGGACGGCGCCCCTTCGTGACTGGCAGCAACGCGCTCTGTCCGCGGTCTGTACCCATCAATCCAAAGATTTTCTGGCCATGGCCACTCCTGCCGCAGGAAAGACGCGCTTTGCGCTTCGCGTCGCGCACCAGTTCATGACGAAACAGGCTGCGGTCCGAGTCCTGGTCGTCTGCCCGACGAATCACCTCCGCACGCAATGGTCGGATGCGGCTGGGAAGATGGGGCTACAGCTTGATCCGTCTCTGACCAACGAACAGGCCTCTGAAGCGGCTGATTATCATGGCGCCGTGGTTACCTATCAGCAAGTCTGTCTTGCCCCAGAAATCTTTCAGCGCGTCTGTAAGAGCAAGAAGACGCTGCTCATTTTTGACGAGTTGCATCATGCAGGTGATGGAAAAAACTGGGGGAAGGCCCTGCGCTCGGCGTTTGAACCGGCGGTGTTTCGATTGATCTTGTCCGGGACCCCGTTTCGTTCAGACAACAATCCGATCCCGTTTATTCGATACGAGAACGGAGAAAGCCGGGCGGATTTCGCCTATGGGTATACCGATGCCATTCGCGACAATGTCTGCCGGCCCATTGTCTTTCCGAGCTACGAAGGCGAGCTCAGCTGGCTGTCTGAGGGTCGCGAACATCAGGCGACCTTTGAAGACGGGTTGACGTTCAATAGGCAGCGGGAACGGTTGAAAACGGCGCTCCTTCAAGAAACCTGGCTTGGGCCGGTGATCACCGACGCCCATGTACAACTCACGCGTCTTCGCCAGCAAGAACAGCCGGATGCCGGAGGGCTCATCGTTTGTATGGATCAGGAACATGCACGCTGGGTGGCGGATCTCGTCGGTCGTGTGGCGGGTACAAAAGCAGCCGTTGCGGTGTCCGATGATCCCGCCGCCTCGCACACCATTGAGGAGTTTGCCGGTCATCCAAAACAGCAATGGCTCGTGGCCGTGAACATGGTGAGCGAAGGTGTCGATATTCCACGGCTCCGCGTCGGTGTCTACGGGACGAATGTGATCACGGAAATGTATTTCCGACAGGTGGTCGGTCGGTTTGTTCGGATGCAGGAGGGCTTCCCCAAACCACAGCGGGCGTGGTTGTATCTGCCCAAAGATCCCATCCTGGTGCACTATGCCAAGCAGATCAAGGCAGAGCGGGATCATGTTTTGGAAGACGTCATGCCGCCTGGCCAGCGAGACCTCTTCGGTCGCGTTACGATCTCGACCAATGAATACATGCCGCTCATGGCCGTGGCGAGAATGGATAGCCTGATCGGCGAAGAGGAAGTGCGAGGGGAAACTGATGGAGGCATGGCACCTCAGTCGGCGGTGTCACTCCACCAGCAGAAGCACGAGCTGCGGGATCTTCATCGGTTGCTTGTTAGTGCCGTTTCTCGAACCAGCGGGATGGACCATCGCCGACTCAACGCGGAACTGATCGCCCGTACCGGGAGCCGCGTTGACCAGGCAACGGTCGAGCAGCTTAAGAAACGGATTCAACTATTGGAAAAATGGAAAGAACGTGGGTATGACGGAAAACGGTGA
- a CDS encoding CopG family transcriptional regulator: MRTTIRLDDQLLKSAKRLAHDSGKSLTAIIEDALRQALARQATSKHTRKLVKLTTVSGRGIRPGVDLNDSAALLAVMERPRGSS, translated from the coding sequence ATGCGTACGACAATTCGACTGGATGACCAACTACTCAAGTCAGCCAAACGCCTGGCTCACGACTCTGGTAAGTCATTGACGGCTATCATCGAAGATGCACTACGCCAAGCGCTTGCTCGTCAGGCCACCAGCAAGCACACCAGAAAACTGGTGAAACTCACGACGGTCTCCGGCCGCGGCATTCGCCCTGGTGTCGATTTGAACGATTCAGCTGCCCTCCTCGCCGTTATGGAGCGACCTCGTGGTTCTTCTTGA
- a CDS encoding exodeoxyribonuclease V subunit gamma, whose protein sequence is MLRVITGRFHPVLETALVDHLTRAKATDPLAPIGIFVPSTSLADRLRTLLSVEQGVSFLNLHILTFHQLALRLAGEVSGRCPLPRLVDELFFEQLVRHIVRSKLSSQVPLQRIGQSSGTWGALWATIRDLRDADVDPKQVWQSLGEGYFEEDDQEWLGALISLYAAVKEAGRTLEAGTQDDLAEVLLPLIPTVSFLRSLKHVFYYGFYDLTQVQLSFFGAVSRTKDTTLFFPLEDDPAYAFARRFFDRSIQPLILQDEATIRLEQESTHGAEHPLQLTLRSVIGVEEELAVTCRTILDLVETNGYRFDEIGVTARTVDPYSPFLQSLFDRHRIPFQTTASRPLIHEPICKLVLQLASLPLSDFYRGSVLDVVTSPLYKTDLSDDLSESYRPDLWKVLVQALHITHGVEEWRRLERASHAALIVEEDESPIGSLAIATGVIDLLWQVVSQLMEDCSHLPSRGTISQMVTAYRTLVERRLRRPEGAELPAESAQMVHRPLVWDAIDHVWATLLELEPLTEEMTWAEFVELLTHTFERTRIPLRDGSPHGVMVLDVMAARGIPFKALFVLGLNEKVFPRYIREDAFLRDRHRRVLDATLGFKIDEKLTAYEEEMLLFHLLCQATSQRLYLSYQRADETGRMLATSSYIEDARRRFGAHEQPIEVVPRRVTDRVVQRPLITRFLPPPELTQWMALNGQNPIELVQALGRDVASFQHAHAALDRIEEEGSRLNSFDGMVGAVESHWTRLMDRGVAPTPIERYARCPFQYFASDVLRLEPGRRSISQQPDAALVGTLCHAVLRRCYEQLVQSGWPGVQATDEVKKRAICISVEQVAADLEAEYRTGHYLLWELQKDQIVTLVTAAVEADEAAQAEHPYQPIAFEVDGEGAIPDIFDGASLKVRGRIDRLDRHRHSGALRVIDYKFKLGSVMKPEDRNLTQSAVRGSRMQPPFYSCLAVSGQPTARHVQFLFLAPTWPKPIDRSSFDPPSWASEIGRLIQQSIKTVIDGVRAGRFFILPDGYCDTCEFRVICRKEHTPTWWRAYRAIEPKELKMLRTQKVNDA, encoded by the coding sequence ATGTTGCGAGTCATCACCGGGCGCTTTCACCCTGTTCTCGAAACCGCTCTTGTCGATCATCTCACGCGTGCCAAGGCTACCGATCCTCTTGCACCGATAGGCATCTTCGTTCCCTCCACATCACTCGCTGACCGTCTTCGCACGCTCCTGTCCGTCGAACAGGGGGTGTCCTTCCTGAATCTTCACATACTGACCTTTCATCAATTAGCTTTGAGGCTGGCCGGAGAAGTCTCGGGTCGTTGTCCATTGCCGCGTCTAGTAGATGAGTTGTTCTTTGAGCAATTGGTCCGTCACATCGTTCGCAGCAAGCTGTCCAGCCAGGTTCCGCTACAACGAATCGGGCAATCCTCTGGAACATGGGGAGCGCTCTGGGCGACGATTCGTGATTTGCGGGATGCCGATGTCGATCCAAAGCAGGTATGGCAAAGTCTCGGAGAAGGGTATTTTGAGGAGGACGACCAGGAGTGGCTCGGGGCCCTGATCTCGCTCTACGCGGCCGTGAAGGAAGCCGGCAGAACGCTGGAGGCTGGAACGCAAGATGATCTGGCGGAGGTGCTTCTTCCGTTGATCCCGACCGTTTCGTTCCTCCGGTCGTTGAAGCACGTGTTCTATTATGGGTTTTATGATCTCACGCAGGTACAGCTGTCTTTCTTTGGAGCCGTCAGCCGAACCAAGGACACAACGTTGTTTTTCCCACTGGAGGACGATCCTGCCTATGCATTTGCCCGGCGGTTTTTCGATCGGTCCATCCAGCCGTTGATCCTGCAGGACGAGGCGACGATTCGGTTGGAGCAGGAGTCCACTCACGGAGCGGAACATCCCCTCCAGCTCACTCTCAGAAGTGTGATCGGTGTGGAGGAAGAATTGGCAGTCACCTGCCGCACGATCCTCGATCTGGTTGAAACCAACGGCTATCGGTTCGACGAGATTGGCGTCACTGCTAGGACTGTCGACCCATACAGCCCGTTTCTTCAGTCGCTCTTCGATCGCCATCGGATTCCCTTCCAGACGACCGCATCGAGACCGTTGATTCACGAACCGATCTGCAAGCTCGTGCTGCAACTGGCTTCCCTCCCGTTAAGTGACTTCTATCGCGGGTCAGTTCTCGATGTGGTGACATCCCCACTCTATAAAACTGACCTATCCGACGACCTGTCGGAGTCGTATCGCCCAGACCTATGGAAAGTGCTGGTTCAAGCCCTCCATATCACTCACGGGGTTGAGGAGTGGAGGCGGTTGGAGCGGGCCAGTCACGCCGCATTGATCGTGGAGGAAGATGAGAGCCCAATCGGCTCACTTGCAATTGCGACGGGAGTGATCGATCTCCTCTGGCAGGTGGTCTCACAACTCATGGAAGACTGCTCGCACCTCCCTTCGCGAGGCACGATCAGCCAGATGGTTACGGCTTATCGGACTCTTGTCGAGCGGCGTCTGCGGCGGCCGGAGGGCGCAGAATTACCTGCCGAGAGTGCACAGATGGTTCACCGACCGCTCGTATGGGATGCCATCGATCATGTCTGGGCCACACTTCTGGAATTGGAGCCGCTCACCGAGGAGATGACCTGGGCGGAATTCGTGGAACTGCTGACGCACACCTTCGAACGAACAAGAATTCCTCTCCGCGATGGTTCTCCGCATGGAGTGATGGTGCTCGACGTGATGGCAGCTCGCGGGATCCCATTTAAAGCGCTATTCGTTCTCGGCCTGAACGAGAAAGTGTTCCCGCGGTATATTCGGGAAGATGCCTTTCTGAGGGATCGTCATCGGCGTGTGCTCGATGCCACGCTTGGATTCAAAATCGATGAAAAATTAACAGCTTATGAGGAAGAGATGCTGCTCTTCCACCTGCTCTGTCAAGCCACCAGTCAGAGGCTGTACCTCTCCTATCAACGGGCCGATGAAACCGGACGGATGCTGGCGACCTCTTCCTATATCGAAGACGCTCGCCGGCGGTTCGGTGCTCATGAACAACCGATTGAGGTGGTACCTCGCCGTGTGACTGATCGAGTAGTGCAACGGCCGCTGATCACGAGGTTCTTACCACCTCCAGAACTGACTCAATGGATGGCCTTGAACGGGCAAAACCCTATCGAATTGGTCCAAGCGCTCGGGCGTGACGTCGCCTCCTTCCAACATGCCCACGCGGCGCTGGATCGCATCGAAGAGGAAGGGAGTAGGCTGAATTCGTTCGATGGAATGGTCGGAGCGGTCGAGTCCCATTGGACGCGGCTTATGGACCGGGGTGTGGCTCCAACACCGATCGAACGGTATGCGCGCTGTCCCTTTCAATACTTTGCCTCAGATGTGCTGCGACTTGAGCCGGGCCGTCGTTCGATTTCGCAACAACCTGATGCGGCGCTGGTGGGGACGCTCTGCCACGCCGTATTGCGTCGGTGCTACGAACAACTTGTGCAGTCTGGATGGCCGGGTGTACAAGCCACGGACGAGGTAAAGAAACGAGCGATCTGCATATCGGTTGAACAGGTCGCAGCGGACCTCGAAGCGGAATATCGAACCGGTCATTATCTCCTGTGGGAGTTACAGAAAGACCAGATCGTGACGCTTGTCACTGCGGCTGTCGAGGCAGACGAAGCGGCGCAGGCCGAGCATCCGTACCAACCGATTGCTTTTGAAGTGGATGGGGAAGGGGCGATCCCCGATATTTTTGACGGAGCATCATTGAAGGTCCGTGGTCGAATCGATCGCCTTGATCGACACCGACACTCCGGAGCATTGCGCGTGATTGATTACAAGTTCAAACTCGGTTCGGTTATGAAACCGGAAGATCGCAATCTGACACAGTCTGCGGTTCGTGGGTCTCGGATGCAGCCACCGTTCTATAGTTGTCTCGCTGTCTCTGGGCAGCCCACGGCTCGTCATGTCCAATTCCTGTTTCTTGCACCTACGTGGCCGAAGCCGATAGATCGTTCGTCGTTTGATCCACCATCGTGGGCATCAGAGATCGGGAGGCTGATCCAACAGTCGATCAAGACCGTGATCGATGGGGTCCGGGCTGGGCGATTCTTTATCCTCCCGGACGGCTATTGCGACACGTGTGAGTTCCGTGTGATCTGCCGGAAAGAGCATACTCCGACATGGTGGAGGGCGTATCGAGCCATCGAGCCGAAAGAGTTGAAGATGCTGCGTACGCAGAAGGTCAACGATGCATAA